One Opitutia bacterium DNA segment encodes these proteins:
- a CDS encoding threonylcarbamoyl-AMP synthase: MKTRVHAPTPAALRRLAAALRRGELVAMPTETVYGLAANALDPRACRRIFTAKRRPADDPLIVHVMDRRAAERLAEFNVAARALAEAFWPGPLTLVLPKRACVPAIVTSGQDTVAVRAPAHPVARKLLTLSRVPLAAPSANPFGYVSPTTAAHVLDGLDGRIPHVLEGGACAVGVESTIVDASDPARLVVLRPGTISAAALRAALARAGVKAQVGRKARERTLAPGLLDQHYSPHTPLTLVASAPLAKDARTAVIYWRRPASVAAGGNVFALTRRGAADDAARTLYAVLRAADAGGFAGIICEKAPARAGALGEAINDRLRRAAGKRRAAH; this comes from the coding sequence ATGAAGACTCGCGTGCACGCGCCTACTCCCGCTGCGCTCCGTCGCCTCGCTGCGGCACTGCGGCGCGGTGAGCTCGTCGCGATGCCGACCGAAACGGTTTACGGATTGGCGGCGAACGCGCTCGATCCGCGCGCGTGCCGGCGGATTTTCACCGCCAAGCGCCGGCCGGCGGACGATCCGTTGATCGTGCACGTGATGGACCGGCGCGCGGCGGAACGCCTGGCGGAATTCAACGTCGCGGCCCGGGCGCTGGCGGAGGCCTTTTGGCCGGGACCGCTGACCTTGGTGCTGCCGAAGCGTGCTTGTGTGCCGGCGATCGTGACGTCCGGCCAAGACACTGTCGCAGTGCGCGCACCGGCGCATCCGGTGGCGCGCAAGCTCCTGACGCTCTCGCGCGTGCCGCTGGCTGCGCCGAGCGCGAATCCTTTCGGCTACGTGAGTCCGACGACGGCGGCGCACGTGCTCGACGGCTTGGATGGCCGCATCCCGCACGTGCTCGAAGGCGGCGCGTGCGCGGTGGGTGTGGAATCGACGATCGTGGACGCGAGCGATCCAGCGCGACTGGTCGTGCTGCGTCCCGGGACAATTTCGGCCGCTGCGCTGCGCGCGGCGCTCGCCCGCGCGGGCGTCAAGGCACAGGTGGGAAGGAAGGCGCGCGAGCGGACGCTCGCGCCCGGGCTGCTCGACCAGCACTACAGCCCGCACACGCCGCTCACCTTGGTGGCGAGTGCGCCGCTAGCGAAGGATGCGCGAACGGCCGTGATCTACTGGCGCCGCCCGGCAAGCGTAGCGGCGGGCGGAAATGTGTTCGCCCTCACGCGCCGGGGCGCAGCGGACGACGCGGCGCGGACGCTCTATGCGGTGCTGCGCGCGGCCGACGCGGGTGGCTTCGCCGGGATCATCTGCGAAAAAGCACCGGCGCGGGCCGGTGCTTTGGGAGAAGCGATCAACGATCGGCTGCGGCGCGCCGCGGGGAAGCGGCGCGCGGCGCATTAA
- the rpsR gene encoding 30S ribosomal protein S18, with the protein MSTEQKQQSLKPEEIPMTQPQLMSRYITDTGKILPRKYTGMSAKQQREVTRKIKRARQMLVMQ; encoded by the coding sequence ATGAGCACCGAACAGAAGCAACAGAGCCTCAAGCCGGAAGAGATTCCGATGACCCAACCGCAGCTGATGTCCCGCTACATCACTGACACGGGCAAGATTCTCCCCCGCAAGTATACCGGCATGTCGGCCAAGCAGCAGCGTGAGGTGACGCGCAAAATCAAGCGCGCGCGCCAGATGCTGGTGATGCAGTAA
- a CDS encoding NAD(P)H-dependent oxidoreductase: protein MKFFVLSGSHRVEAQSLKVAKYAAAVLPQEVAGAEVFLYSLSGNPLPLWDEATGGAPDELWDPISRELKAADALIVVTPEWNGMATPGVKNFLMNCSADEIGHKPGLIVTVSAGRGGSYPVSELRMSGTKNNRLTWIPEHVIVQHVEGNLNTPDGAAEIAKEDATIRARLRYALRVLGAYGAALRGVRASGVVDHKTFRSGM, encoded by the coding sequence ATGAAATTCTTCGTGTTGAGCGGCAGCCATCGCGTGGAAGCACAGTCGTTGAAGGTCGCGAAATATGCCGCGGCCGTGCTGCCGCAGGAGGTCGCGGGCGCGGAGGTTTTTCTCTACAGCCTCAGCGGGAATCCACTGCCGCTGTGGGACGAGGCGACTGGCGGCGCGCCGGACGAGTTGTGGGATCCGATTTCGCGCGAGCTGAAGGCGGCGGACGCGCTCATCGTCGTGACTCCCGAGTGGAATGGCATGGCGACGCCCGGCGTGAAGAATTTTCTGATGAACTGCTCGGCCGATGAAATCGGTCATAAGCCCGGACTCATCGTGACGGTGTCGGCCGGGCGCGGCGGCAGTTATCCGGTGTCGGAGCTGCGGATGAGCGGCACGAAAAACAACCGGCTCACCTGGATCCCCGAGCACGTGATCGTGCAGCATGTGGAGGGCAACTTGAACACGCCCGACGGCGCGGCCGAAATTGCGAAGGAAGATGCGACGATCCGCGCGCGGCTGCGTTACGCGCTGCGTGTGCTCGGCGCTTACGGCGCCGCCTTGCGCGGCGTGCGCGCCAGCGGCGTGGTGGATCACAAGACGTTCCGCAGTGGGATGTGA
- the aroC gene encoding chorismate synthase codes for MPNSFGKLFTISTWGESHGPSVGVVIDGCPPRLPLTEADVQADLDRRRPGQSDITTPRKEEDKIEFLSGLFEGVTTGQPLAMLVRNADARSSAYDEMKTKFRPSHADFTYQTKFGLRDHRGGGRSSARETIGRVAAGAVARKILALAGKVEIRAYVTHIHHIAAPSLDHFPTLAEIEANAVRCPHGPTAEKMIATIKQARSEGDSVGGIIECRVRGVPAGLGEPVFDRLEADLAKAMLSLPATKGFEIGSGFTGTLLKGSQHNDAFVAKRGKIRTATNKSGGVQGGISNGEELVFRVAFKPTATIMQSQQTVDVYGAPTELQGRGRHDPCVVPRAVVIVEAMTALVLVDHWMRHAAQNQTFKF; via the coding sequence GTGCCCAACTCGTTCGGCAAACTCTTCACCATCTCGACCTGGGGCGAAAGCCACGGCCCGTCGGTCGGCGTCGTGATCGATGGCTGCCCGCCGCGCTTGCCGCTCACCGAGGCCGACGTCCAAGCCGATCTCGACCGCCGCCGTCCGGGCCAGAGCGACATCACCACGCCGCGCAAGGAAGAGGATAAAATCGAGTTTCTCTCCGGTCTGTTCGAGGGCGTCACCACCGGACAGCCGCTCGCGATGCTCGTCCGCAACGCCGACGCCCGCTCGTCCGCCTACGACGAGATGAAGACGAAATTCCGTCCCTCGCACGCCGACTTCACTTATCAAACCAAGTTCGGCCTCCGCGACCATCGCGGCGGCGGCCGCTCTTCCGCGCGAGAGACGATCGGTCGCGTCGCCGCCGGCGCCGTGGCGCGCAAGATCCTCGCTCTCGCCGGCAAGGTCGAGATTCGCGCCTACGTCACGCACATCCACCACATCGCTGCGCCGTCGCTCGACCATTTTCCGACGCTCGCTGAGATTGAGGCCAACGCCGTCCGCTGCCCGCACGGTCCCACGGCCGAGAAGATGATCGCGACGATCAAGCAGGCGCGATCCGAGGGTGACTCTGTCGGCGGCATCATCGAGTGCCGCGTGCGCGGCGTGCCCGCCGGGCTCGGCGAACCCGTCTTCGATCGCCTCGAAGCCGATCTCGCCAAGGCGATGCTTTCGCTTCCCGCCACGAAGGGCTTCGAGATCGGCAGCGGCTTCACCGGCACCCTCCTGAAAGGCTCGCAGCACAACGACGCGTTCGTCGCCAAGCGCGGCAAAATCCGCACCGCCACCAACAAGTCCGGCGGTGTGCAGGGCGGCATCAGCAACGGCGAAGAACTCGTCTTCCGCGTCGCCTTCAAGCCCACCGCGACGATCATGCAATCGCAGCAGACTGTCGACGTCTATGGCGCTCCGACCGAGCTGCAGGGCCGCGGTCGCCACGACCCGTGCGTCGTGCCGCGCGCCGTCGTCATCGTCGAAGCCATGACCGCGCTCGTGCTCGTCGACCACTGGATGCGGCACGCGGCGCAAAACCAGACCTTCAAGTTCTGA